Proteins from a genomic interval of Lolium perenne isolate Kyuss_39 chromosome 1, Kyuss_2.0, whole genome shotgun sequence:
- the LOC139831068 gene encoding uncharacterized protein isoform X2 encodes MLTALPTYPLRSEARRQPRAPADAAFIRSLRCAHTSSSSSEIEFNVTEVFVRSEAPTSTSSMRATPGFRKPFIGDFRHDGAGSNVPDKVRGDSASCGVPRGRCCGRPSRYDPAPGGAASRPCTSRSSRPHDAIAPQPRRTCSGGVRFVFEAASRARKAGQPLLVLRMHMCRVQTPWGARSVIILCYSGKDVPSSKEEIEKFMFQILQGLMYMSNNDIFHGDLKPENLLVTNGVVKITDFGLAREVCSLSSLHGLCFYQMGMNLPPSSSFQFFQVK; translated from the exons ATGTTGACCGCCCTTCCCACATACCCCCTTCGTTCAGAAGCGAGGAGGCAACCTCGAGCTCCCGCTGATGCCGCCTTTATCCGTTCTCTCCGCTGCGCCCAcacatcctcttcctcctctgagATCGAGTTTAATGTCACCGAGGTCTTCGTCCGCTCCGAGGCGCCCACCTCGACCTCTTCTATGAGGGCCACTCCGGGGTTCCGCAAACCCTTTATCGGCGACTTCCGCCACGACGGCGCGGGGAGTAATGTCCCCGATAAGGTGCGAGGGGACAGTGCTTCTTGCGGCGTACCGAGAGGCCGATGTTGTGGCCGGCCAAGTCGATACGACCCTGCCCCTGGCGGAGCTGCTTCCCGACCGTGCACATCCAGATCTAGCCGTCCACACGATGCCATCGCACCCCAGCCGCGACGCACCTGTAGTGGTGGTGTTAGATTCGTCTTCGAAGCTGCTTCAAGGGCGCGGAAGGCAGGACAACCCCTCCTCGTGCTGCGTATGCACATGTGCAGAGTGCAGACTCCATGGGGAGCTCG GTCTGTAATTATATTATGTTATAGTGGAAAGGATGTTCCTTCCTCTAAAGAGGAGATCGAGAAGTTTATGTTCCAAATACTGCAAGGGCTTATGTATATGAGTAATAATGATATTTTCCATGGTGACCTCAAACCTg AAAATCTGTTGGTGACAAATGGTGTTGTTAAAATTACCGACTTTGGGTTGGCAAGAGAAGTATGCTCCCTGTCCTCCTTGCACGGATTGTGTTTCTACCAGATG GGAATGAACCTGCCTCCTTCAAGTAGCTTCCAGTTTTTTCAGGTGAAGTGA
- the LOC127335419 gene encoding receptor-like protein EIX2 yields MIVFRCLYFQITIALLLITQTTSTKADSCITSERSALLHFKAGLSDPANVLSSWEGHDCCRWKGVGCSNRTGHVVKLDLQGPPGFVKTMLGGNISSSLLGLQHLRYLDLSRNWFSGLQVPDFLSSLHSLRYLSLLGSDFAGRIPSQLGNLTNLRYLSLGYNHGAYFTDIAWLPRLSSLEHLDMSDINLGNLTNLFPDLNSLVSLKVLLISGCGLQNSPDYHVHSNLSSLEILDISSNEFRKPIKPNWFWDLTSLKQLDISYNQFSGMFPDEIGNMTSMRSLDLSQNNLVGMIPSNLKNLCSLEQLKASGNNISGSISEIFQLLPSCSWNRLSWLSLSNSSLTGSIPTKLGPLRNLVVLDLSENHLIGHLPLWIGGLTKLKDLNLQQNNLDGVIHEGHLSGLASLETMWLYDNSIAIAPNSTWVPPSSLTDIVIRSCFLGPEFPLWLRWPMHLYRLDISNTSISDIVPDSFWITASSVDSLMMGHNQLSGYLPSTMEFMTSFKMDLSSNNFSGPIPKLPVNLTDLDLSGNKFSSLPFDFGAPRLATLHLPDNSISGTIPSSLCKLESLMILDLSRNKLTGSIPDCLVNQSTTKTTSLSITHLSLTNNKLSGDFPSFLQSCKQLIFLDLAYNQFSGTLPSWIGEKLSSLVFLRLRSNMFYGHIPVELTMLTNLQFLDLSYNNISGHIPKSIVNYTGMIRMRDPGSALTFVLAYMHYDPAHYGENFTVVTKGQERLYTGEIVYMVNLDLSCNSITGDIPEEIGTLVALKSLNLSWNDFSSKIPDKIGSLVQVESLDLSHNELSGRIPTSLSALTSLSHLNLSYNNLTGGIPSGNQLQALDDQEFIYVGNPGLCGPMISKKCLGTELIPATLEHHEDVNDTVSFLIAMGSGCVMGLWVVFCTFLFKRKWRICWFSFCDSLYDRVYVQVAVGWVSRTRHNTVGRS; encoded by the coding sequence ATGATCGTCTTTAGATGCCTCTACTTCCAAATAACCATAGCCTTACTCTTGATAACACAAACCACCTCCACTAAGGCGGACAGCTGCATCACGAGTGAGAGGTCCGCCCTTCTCCACTTCAAAGCAGGCCTCTCGGACCCTGCAAACGTCCTTTCGTCATGGGAGGGCCACGACTGCTGCCGGTGGAAGGGCGTCGGCTGCAGCAACAGAACCGGCCATGTTGTGAAGCTCGACCTCCAGGGGCCTCCTGGGTTTGTCAAAACCATGCTAGGAGGCAACATAAGCTCCTCGTTGCTCGGTCTGCAACATCTGCGGTATCTAGACCTCAGCCGCAACTGGTTTAGCGGCCTACAGGTACCGGACTTCCTGTCTTCTCTCCACAGCTTGAGATATCTAAGCTTGTTGGGCTCGGACTTCGCGGGAAGAATACCGTCCCAGCTGGGTAATCTCACCAACTTACGTTACTTGAGTCTTGGCTATAATCATGGCGCATACTTCACGGATATCGCCTGGTTGCCGAGGTTATCTTCCCTTGAACACCTAGATATGAGCGATATAAATCTCGGCAACCTTACAAACTTGTTTCCGGACCTGAATAGTCTTGTTTCCCTTAAAGTTCTTCTTATTTCTGGTTGCGGACTTCAAAACAGCCCTGATTATCATGTGCATTCAAATCTGTCATCTCTTGAAATTCTGGACATTTCGTCCAACGAGTTCCGCAAGCCTATCAAACCCAACTGGTTTTGGGATTTGACCAGCCTTAAGCAACTTGATATCTCTTATAATCAGTTCAGTGGCATGTTCCCTGACGAGATTGGGAATATGACCTCCATGAGAAGCCTTGATTTATCACAAAACAACCTAGTGGGCATGATACCATCAAACTTGAAGAACCTATGTAGCTTGGAACAGTTGAAAGCATCTGGGAACAACATCAGCGGGAGCATATCAGAAATCTTTCAGCTTTTGCCTAGTTGTTCTTGGAATAGATTATCATGGTTGTCTTTGTCTAACAGTAGTTTGACAGGAAGCATACCAACAAAgctaggaccattaagaaatctgGTCGTGCTTGATCTCAGTGAGAACCATCTCATAGGTCATTTGCCCCTGTGGATCGGAGGTCTCACGAAGTTAAAGGACCTGAACCTGCAACAAAACAATCTGGATGGCGTCATTCATGAAGGTCATTTATCAGGATTAGCAAGCTTGGAGACGATGTGGTTGTATGATAATTCTATTGCCATCGCACCGAATTCAACTTGGGTTCCTCCTTCCAGTTTAACAGATATTGTAATCAGATCATGCTTTTTAGGGCCTGAGTTTCCGTTGTGGCTTAGATGGCCAATGCATCTATATCGTCTTGATATTTCAAACACAAGCATATCTGACATAGTGCCAGATTCGTTTTGGATAACAGCTTCCTCGGTGGACTCGCTAATGATGGGACATAACCAACTCAGTGGCTATCTACCATCCACAATGGAGTTTATGACATCATTTAAGATGGATCTTAGTTCTAACAATTTTAGTGGTCCAATACCCAAGCTACCTGTTAATCTAACCGACTTGGATCTTAGTGGAAACAAATTTTCTAGCCTGCCATTTGACTTCGGAGCGCCAAGACTTGCAACACTACATCTGCCTGACAACTCAATCTCTGGCACCATTCCTTCAAGCTTGTGCAAACTGGAATCATTGATGATTTTAGATCTATCAAGAAATAAGCTCACTGGGTCAATTCCTGATTGCCTAGTCAATCAATCAACAACAAAGACGACAAGTCTGAGTATTACTCATCTCAGCTTGACCAACAACAAGTTGTCAGGCGATTTCCCTTCATTTCTCCAAAGCTGCAAGCAACTCATATTTCTTGACCTTGCAtataatcaattctctgggactcTGCCATCGTGGATTGGAGAGAAGCTATCATCTTTGGTATTCTTGCGGTTAAGATCTAATATGTTCTATGGTCACATTCCGGTGGAGCTTACTATGCTAACTAATCTTCAGTTTCTGGACCTTTCCTACAACAATATATCAGGACACATACCGAAATCTATTGTTAACTACACAGGGATGATTCGAATGAGAGATCCAGGTAGTGCACTCACCTTTGTGTTGGCTTATATGCATTATGACCCTGCTCATTATGGTGAGAATTTTACAGTAGTCACAAAGGGCCAAGAGCGTTTGTATACAGGAGAAATTGTGTACATGGTAAATCTTGATTTATCCTGTAATAGTATTACCGGAGATATTCCTGAAGAGATCGGTACTCTTGTGGCTCTAAAGAGTCTGAACTTATCATGGAATGACTTCAGTTCAAAAATTCCGGACAAGATTGGCTCGTTagtgcaagtggagtctcttgaCCTATCACATAATGAGTTGTCTGGTAGAATTCCTACAAGCTTATCAGCTCTCACATCACTGAGTCACTTGAACCTGTCCTACAACAATCTGACAGGCGGGATACCATCTGGAAATCAACTACAAGCACTCGATGACCAGGAATTTATTTATGTTGGCAATCCGGGTCTATGTGGTCCCATGATCTCTAAGAAATGCCTTGGGACCGAGTTGATTCCAGCTACTTTAGAGCATCATGAAGATGTCAACGATACGGTTTCATTTCTCATTGCCATGGGTTCTGGATGTGTAATGGGCCTCTGGGTGGTCTTCTGCACCTTCCTATTCAAGAGAAAATGGAGAATTTGCTGGTTCTCGTTCTGTGACAGCTTGTATGACCGAGTTTATGTGCAAGTGGCTGTTGGCTGGGTTTCCCGGACAAGACACAACACAGTGGGTAGGAGTTGA
- the LOC139831068 gene encoding uncharacterized protein isoform X3, whose translation MLTALPTYPLRSEARRQPRAPADAAFIRSLRCAHTSSSSSEIEFNVTEVFVRSEAPTSTSSMRATPGFRKPFIGDFRHDGAGSNVPDKVRGDSASCGVPRGRCCGRPSRYDPAPGGAASRPCTSRSSRPHDAIAPQPRRTCSGGVRFVFEAASRARKAGQPLLVLRMHMCRVQTPWGARSVIILCYSGKDVPSSKEEIEKFMFQILQGLMYMSNNDIFHGDLKPENLLVTNGVVKITDFGLAREVCSLSSLHGLCFYQMVNFWNEPASFK comes from the exons ATGTTGACCGCCCTTCCCACATACCCCCTTCGTTCAGAAGCGAGGAGGCAACCTCGAGCTCCCGCTGATGCCGCCTTTATCCGTTCTCTCCGCTGCGCCCAcacatcctcttcctcctctgagATCGAGTTTAATGTCACCGAGGTCTTCGTCCGCTCCGAGGCGCCCACCTCGACCTCTTCTATGAGGGCCACTCCGGGGTTCCGCAAACCCTTTATCGGCGACTTCCGCCACGACGGCGCGGGGAGTAATGTCCCCGATAAGGTGCGAGGGGACAGTGCTTCTTGCGGCGTACCGAGAGGCCGATGTTGTGGCCGGCCAAGTCGATACGACCCTGCCCCTGGCGGAGCTGCTTCCCGACCGTGCACATCCAGATCTAGCCGTCCACACGATGCCATCGCACCCCAGCCGCGACGCACCTGTAGTGGTGGTGTTAGATTCGTCTTCGAAGCTGCTTCAAGGGCGCGGAAGGCAGGACAACCCCTCCTCGTGCTGCGTATGCACATGTGCAGAGTGCAGACTCCATGGGGAGCTCG GTCTGTAATTATATTATGTTATAGTGGAAAGGATGTTCCTTCCTCTAAAGAGGAGATCGAGAAGTTTATGTTCCAAATACTGCAAGGGCTTATGTATATGAGTAATAATGATATTTTCCATGGTGACCTCAAACCTg AAAATCTGTTGGTGACAAATGGTGTTGTTAAAATTACCGACTTTGGGTTGGCAAGAGAAGTATGCTCCCTGTCCTCCTTGCACGGATTGTGTTTCTACCAGATGGTGAATTTCT GGAATGAACCTGCCTCCTTCAAGTAG
- the LOC127314674 gene encoding transcription termination factor MTERF8, chloroplastic-like isoform X2, translated as MMFGSICRRRLLFRIHQIPGGGGGGGGGGGGTNPLQSIPPARNSYSSSAVADVSNSEPCPDTVSYLISCGLSPTAAAAATTGQRLRICSTDKADAVCALLRHYGFANADILRIVRSASVLLLVDPERILRPKLDFFASLGFKPRKLATAPFLLARSLDKHLVPSIQFLRGIIGSDDHLRQALHRQPRTLSSDLETSMRPAVEALRRGGLTEAAISKLLVINLCVLRLSPDRIRKVFEDLKEIGMCIADSQSLYCFGVMCTLKRETWLRKLELYTSFGLSEGEVFSAFKTQPTMLALADDNIEKKVRFLLDELKLGIHAIMSRPVILCYSLDKCILPRCAVLSVLMREGRIQREIKLPQALLGTSREFSTKYVLKHADEIPDVVKAYEGKIKFEGFGCDT; from the coding sequence ATGATGTTCGGCTCCATCTGCCGGCGGCGGCTCCTCTTCCGAATCCATCAAATccctggaggtggaggtggcggtggcggcggcggcggcggcacaaaTCCCCTCCAGTCCATCCCTCCCGCCCGCAACAGCTACTCCTCGTCCGCCGTCGCCGATGTCTCCAACTCGGAGCCCTGCCCCGACACCGTTTCCTACCTCATCTCGTGCGGCCtctcccccaccgccgccgccgcggccaccACCGGTCAACGCCTCCGCATCTGTTCCACCGACAAGGCCGACGCCGTGTGTGCACTCCTCAGGCATTATGGCTTCGCCAACGCGGACATCCTCCGGATCGTGCgcagcgcctcggtgcttctccTAGTCGACCCCGAAAGGATCCTCCGTCCCAAGCTCGACTTCTTCGCCTCCCTCGGCTTCAAGCCCCGCAAGCTCGCCACCGCACCTTTCCTCCTCGCGCGCAGCCTCGACAAGCACCTCGTCCCCTCCATCCAGTTCCTCCGCGGCATCATCGGCAGCGACGACCACCTCCGCCAAGCTCTCCACCGCCAACCCCGCACCCTCTCCAGCGACCTCGAGACCAGCATGCGCCCCGCCGTGGAAGCCCTCCGCCGCGGCGGCCTTACCGAGGCTGCCATTTCGAAGCTCCTCGTCATCAACCTGTGCGTGCTCAGGTTGTCGCCGGATCGGATACGCAAAGTCTTCGAGGACCTCAAGGAGATCGGTATGTGCATCGCGGACTCGCAATCCCTCTACTGCTTCGGTGTGATGTGCACCCTCAAGAGAGAGACGTGGCTTCGAAAGCTGGAACTGTACACAAGCTTTGGGCTGTCGGAGGGCGAGGTGTTCAGCGCCTTCAAGACCCAGCCCACCATGCTGGCTTTGGCCGATGACAACATAGAAAAGAAGGTCCGGTTCTTGCTGGACGAGCTCAAGCTTGGAATACATGCTATAATGTCGCGGCCTGTGATTCTATGTTATAGCTTGGACAAGTGCATCCTGCCGAGGTGCGCCGTGCTGAGCGTGCTGATGAGGGAGGGGAGGATCCAGAGAGAAATCAAATTGCCTCAGGCGTTGCTCGGCACTTCCAGGGAATTCTCGACCAAATACGTATTGAAGCATGCCGATGAGATTCCAGATGTTGTTAAGGCATACGAGGGTAAGATCAAATTTGAAGGATTCGGATGTGACACATGA
- the LOC139831068 gene encoding uncharacterized protein isoform X4, producing MLTALPTYPLRSEARRQPRAPADAAFIRSLRCAHTSSSSSEIEFNVTEVFVRSEAPTSTSSMRATPGFRKPFIGDFRHDGAGSNVPDKVRGDSASCGVPRGRCCGRPSRYDPAPGGAASRPCTSRSSRPHDAIAPQPRRTCSGGVRFVFEAASRARKAGQPLLVLRMHMCRVQTPWGARSVIILCYSGKDVPSSKEEIEKFMFQILQGLMYMSNNDIFHGDLKPENLLVTNGVVKITDFGLAREGMNLPPSSSFQFFQMYQYHM from the exons ATGTTGACCGCCCTTCCCACATACCCCCTTCGTTCAGAAGCGAGGAGGCAACCTCGAGCTCCCGCTGATGCCGCCTTTATCCGTTCTCTCCGCTGCGCCCAcacatcctcttcctcctctgagATCGAGTTTAATGTCACCGAGGTCTTCGTCCGCTCCGAGGCGCCCACCTCGACCTCTTCTATGAGGGCCACTCCGGGGTTCCGCAAACCCTTTATCGGCGACTTCCGCCACGACGGCGCGGGGAGTAATGTCCCCGATAAGGTGCGAGGGGACAGTGCTTCTTGCGGCGTACCGAGAGGCCGATGTTGTGGCCGGCCAAGTCGATACGACCCTGCCCCTGGCGGAGCTGCTTCCCGACCGTGCACATCCAGATCTAGCCGTCCACACGATGCCATCGCACCCCAGCCGCGACGCACCTGTAGTGGTGGTGTTAGATTCGTCTTCGAAGCTGCTTCAAGGGCGCGGAAGGCAGGACAACCCCTCCTCGTGCTGCGTATGCACATGTGCAGAGTGCAGACTCCATGGGGAGCTCG GTCTGTAATTATATTATGTTATAGTGGAAAGGATGTTCCTTCCTCTAAAGAGGAGATCGAGAAGTTTATGTTCCAAATACTGCAAGGGCTTATGTATATGAGTAATAATGATATTTTCCATGGTGACCTCAAACCTg AAAATCTGTTGGTGACAAATGGTGTTGTTAAAATTACCGACTTTGGGTTGGCAAGAGAA GGAATGAACCTGCCTCCTTCAAGTAGCTTCCAGTTTTTTCAG ATGTATCAGTACCATATGTGA
- the LOC127314674 gene encoding transcription termination factor MTERF8, chloroplastic-like isoform X1 — protein sequence MMFGSICRRRLLFRIHQIPGGGGGGGGGGGGTNPLQSIPPARNSYSSSAVADVSNSEPCPDTVSYLISCGLSPTAAAAATTGQRLRICSTDKADAVCALLRHYGFANADILRIVRSASVLLLVDPERILRPKLDFFASLGFKPRKLATAPFLLARSLDKHLVPSIQFLRGIIGSDDHLRQALHRQPRTLSSDLETSMRPAVEALRRGGLTEAAISKLLVINLCVLRLSPDRIRKVFEDLKEIGMCIADSQSLYCFGVMCTLKRETWLRKLELYTSFGLSEGEVFSAFKTQPTMLALADDNIEKKVRFLLDELKLGIHAIMSRPVILCYSLDKCILPRCAVLSVLMREGRIQREIKLPQALLGTSREFSTKYVLKHADEIPDVVKAYEGLLKPFPSSSLLFRG from the exons ATGATGTTCGGCTCCATCTGCCGGCGGCGGCTCCTCTTCCGAATCCATCAAATccctggaggtggaggtggcggtggcggcggcggcggcggcacaaaTCCCCTCCAGTCCATCCCTCCCGCCCGCAACAGCTACTCCTCGTCCGCCGTCGCCGATGTCTCCAACTCGGAGCCCTGCCCCGACACCGTTTCCTACCTCATCTCGTGCGGCCtctcccccaccgccgccgccgcggccaccACCGGTCAACGCCTCCGCATCTGTTCCACCGACAAGGCCGACGCCGTGTGTGCACTCCTCAGGCATTATGGCTTCGCCAACGCGGACATCCTCCGGATCGTGCgcagcgcctcggtgcttctccTAGTCGACCCCGAAAGGATCCTCCGTCCCAAGCTCGACTTCTTCGCCTCCCTCGGCTTCAAGCCCCGCAAGCTCGCCACCGCACCTTTCCTCCTCGCGCGCAGCCTCGACAAGCACCTCGTCCCCTCCATCCAGTTCCTCCGCGGCATCATCGGCAGCGACGACCACCTCCGCCAAGCTCTCCACCGCCAACCCCGCACCCTCTCCAGCGACCTCGAGACCAGCATGCGCCCCGCCGTGGAAGCCCTCCGCCGCGGCGGCCTTACCGAGGCTGCCATTTCGAAGCTCCTCGTCATCAACCTGTGCGTGCTCAGGTTGTCGCCGGATCGGATACGCAAAGTCTTCGAGGACCTCAAGGAGATCGGTATGTGCATCGCGGACTCGCAATCCCTCTACTGCTTCGGTGTGATGTGCACCCTCAAGAGAGAGACGTGGCTTCGAAAGCTGGAACTGTACACAAGCTTTGGGCTGTCGGAGGGCGAGGTGTTCAGCGCCTTCAAGACCCAGCCCACCATGCTGGCTTTGGCCGATGACAACATAGAAAAGAAGGTCCGGTTCTTGCTGGACGAGCTCAAGCTTGGAATACATGCTATAATGTCGCGGCCTGTGATTCTATGTTATAGCTTGGACAAGTGCATCCTGCCGAGGTGCGCCGTGCTGAGCGTGCTGATGAGGGAGGGGAGGATCCAGAGAGAAATCAAATTGCCTCAGGCGTTGCTCGGCACTTCCAGGGAATTCTCGACCAAATACGTATTGAAGCATGCCGATGAGATTCCAGATGTTGTTAAGGCATACGAGG GTCTGTTGAAGCCATTTCCAAGTTCGAGCTTGTTGTTCCGTGGATAA
- the LOC139831068 gene encoding uncharacterized protein isoform X1, which yields MLTALPTYPLRSEARRQPRAPADAAFIRSLRCAHTSSSSSEIEFNVTEVFVRSEAPTSTSSMRATPGFRKPFIGDFRHDGAGSNVPDKVRGDSASCGVPRGRCCGRPSRYDPAPGGAASRPCTSRSSRPHDAIAPQPRRTCSGGVRFVFEAASRARKAGQPLLVLRMHMCRVQTPWGARSVIILCYSGKDVPSSKEEIEKFMFQILQGLMYMSNNDIFHGDLKPENLLVTNGVVKITDFGLAREVCSLSSLHGLCFYQMGMNLPPSSSFQFFQMYQYHM from the exons ATGTTGACCGCCCTTCCCACATACCCCCTTCGTTCAGAAGCGAGGAGGCAACCTCGAGCTCCCGCTGATGCCGCCTTTATCCGTTCTCTCCGCTGCGCCCAcacatcctcttcctcctctgagATCGAGTTTAATGTCACCGAGGTCTTCGTCCGCTCCGAGGCGCCCACCTCGACCTCTTCTATGAGGGCCACTCCGGGGTTCCGCAAACCCTTTATCGGCGACTTCCGCCACGACGGCGCGGGGAGTAATGTCCCCGATAAGGTGCGAGGGGACAGTGCTTCTTGCGGCGTACCGAGAGGCCGATGTTGTGGCCGGCCAAGTCGATACGACCCTGCCCCTGGCGGAGCTGCTTCCCGACCGTGCACATCCAGATCTAGCCGTCCACACGATGCCATCGCACCCCAGCCGCGACGCACCTGTAGTGGTGGTGTTAGATTCGTCTTCGAAGCTGCTTCAAGGGCGCGGAAGGCAGGACAACCCCTCCTCGTGCTGCGTATGCACATGTGCAGAGTGCAGACTCCATGGGGAGCTCG GTCTGTAATTATATTATGTTATAGTGGAAAGGATGTTCCTTCCTCTAAAGAGGAGATCGAGAAGTTTATGTTCCAAATACTGCAAGGGCTTATGTATATGAGTAATAATGATATTTTCCATGGTGACCTCAAACCTg AAAATCTGTTGGTGACAAATGGTGTTGTTAAAATTACCGACTTTGGGTTGGCAAGAGAAGTATGCTCCCTGTCCTCCTTGCACGGATTGTGTTTCTACCAGATG GGAATGAACCTGCCTCCTTCAAGTAGCTTCCAGTTTTTTCAG ATGTATCAGTACCATATGTGA